A window of bacterium contains these coding sequences:
- a CDS encoding sugar phosphate isomerase/epimerase, which produces MLGISTACMPGLSSNLDEFFKRSTGIGFGTFEIGVSSSRVSKKDILNCQRRLNLKVASVHNIFTDKPVDPENKRGDFLASADEKKREETIELTLETAKFAKSLGARVVVLHAGYIEDKDLKESYRDFKKRWSEGSTHLQVLREHLLEMRTRYAYEYVERVIRSLKTLCQRDRETLFCLEPRVNFYEIPSLKEMEGIFNRIKEYNLCYWHDTGHCQVQENMGLSRQEDWLKTFREKMVGIHLHDVRCLEDHLLPGLGDMDFSLVRKYLSKKTIKIVEVGGNVSGEDLKESLNFLKRTGID; this is translated from the coding sequence ATGTTAGGTATTTCCACTGCCTGTATGCCTGGATTGTCATCCAATTTAGATGAATTCTTTAAAAGGAGTACAGGAATAGGCTTTGGCACGTTTGAGATCGGAGTATCCTCTTCTAGAGTATCTAAAAAGGATATTCTAAATTGTCAGAGGAGATTGAATTTAAAGGTAGCAAGTGTCCACAACATATTTACCGATAAGCCTGTTGATCCTGAGAATAAACGAGGAGATTTCCTCGCGTCCGCTGACGAGAAGAAAAGAGAGGAGACAATTGAACTCACCCTGGAAACAGCTAAGTTTGCTAAATCCTTGGGAGCAAGGGTAGTCGTTCTCCATGCCGGGTATATTGAAGATAAAGACTTGAAGGAGAGCTACAGAGATTTCAAGAAGAGATGGTCTGAAGGGAGTACTCATTTGCAAGTGCTAAGAGAGCATTTGCTGGAAATGCGAACAAGATACGCCTACGAGTACGTGGAAAGGGTTATCAGGAGCTTAAAGACGCTCTGCCAGAGAGATAGGGAAACTTTATTCTGTCTTGAACCAAGAGTAAATTTTTATGAGATTCCAAGCCTTAAAGAGATGGAAGGAATATTTAACAGGATAAAAGAATATAACCTCTGCTATTGGCACGATACCGGACACTGTCAGGTTCAGGAGAACATGGGATTAAGCAGACAAGAAGATTGGCTCAAGACTTTTAGGGAGAAAATGGTTGGGATTCATCTGCACGATGTTAGATGCTTAGAAGATCATCTCCTGCCCGGACTGGGAGATATGGATTTCTCTTTAGTCAGGAAGTATCTATCGAAAAAGACCATTAAGATAGTGGAAGTAGGAGGTAATGTGTCTGGTGAAGATTTGAAAGAAAGCCTGAATTTTTTGAAAAGAACAGGGATAGATTAG
- a CDS encoding glycosyltransferase — MRIGMVSTYPPIECGIATYTGYLVDALRMSGSEVYIVSQFGGEGKRVYPAFHADDPDLADKIFRIMIKFTPDVVHIQHEYGLFGKDKGVNIIPLLYRLKLRKIPVVITLHTVYEDFSREKKIILEALIRGTDAVIVHEEYQKEAILNKIGSFDNIIVIPHGSREIEPIPDAKRKIGLNENEKVILLCGYFRPSKGLDRIVRIFPKIAERIENAVLVIAGKMRQQEYSEYRDEFFNLVNNSPVFDRIKVLRGQFPQKTFDTILSAADVVPMPYLNGSQSGILAHCLAFNRPVVVSPEVRAFRDMITRSKCGFIANNDDEFVEHIVRILSDDALSNELSKNARDYVKKTLSWEIVARRTRDAYHNVVSVPYGRARYIDL; from the coding sequence TTGCGAATCGGGATGGTCTCTACCTACCCGCCGATTGAGTGTGGTATTGCTACTTATACAGGATACTTAGTTGACGCCCTGCGGATGTCTGGCAGTGAGGTCTATATCGTCAGCCAGTTTGGAGGAGAGGGTAAGAGAGTTTATCCAGCTTTCCATGCCGATGATCCCGATTTAGCCGACAAAATCTTTCGGATCATGATTAAGTTCACTCCAGATGTTGTCCACATACAACACGAATATGGGCTCTTTGGAAAAGACAAGGGAGTGAATATCATTCCTCTGTTATATAGACTCAAACTGCGCAAGATACCGGTGGTTATAACCTTACACACTGTTTATGAGGACTTTTCAAGAGAGAAAAAGATAATTTTGGAAGCACTTATTCGGGGCACTGATGCAGTAATAGTCCATGAAGAATATCAGAAAGAAGCGATTCTCAACAAGATTGGCTCCTTTGATAACATCATAGTTATCCCACATGGCTCAAGGGAAATCGAACCCATCCCAGATGCGAAGAGGAAGATAGGCTTGAACGAAAATGAAAAGGTCATTCTTCTCTGCGGCTACTTCAGACCATCCAAGGGACTGGACAGAATAGTAAGAATATTCCCCAAGATAGCGGAAAGAATAGAGAATGCAGTCCTTGTCATTGCAGGCAAGATGAGACAGCAAGAGTATAGTGAGTATAGAGACGAGTTCTTCAATTTAGTGAATAACTCGCCTGTTTTTGACAGGATAAAGGTTCTTAGAGGTCAGTTTCCGCAGAAGACTTTCGACACTATACTCTCGGCTGCCGATGTTGTTCCCATGCCTTATCTGAATGGTTCCCAGAGCGGAATATTAGCTCACTGTCTTGCTTTCAATCGCCCGGTAGTTGTCTCTCCCGAAGTGAGAGCTTTCAGAGATATGATTACGAGATCCAAATGTGGTTTCATTGCCAATAATGACGATGAATTTGTGGAGCATATCGTAAGAATTTTGAGTGATGATGCCCTTAGTAATGAGTTATCAAAAAATGCCCGAGATTATGTAAAGAAAACTCTGTCATGGGAGATTGTAGCCAGGAGGACGAGAGATGCTTATCACAATGTAGTTTCTGTCCCTTATGGGAGAGCAAGGTATATTGACCTATAA